A part of Girardinichthys multiradiatus isolate DD_20200921_A chromosome 12, DD_fGirMul_XY1, whole genome shotgun sequence genomic DNA contains:
- the LOC124878166 gene encoding progonadoliberin-1-like produces the protein MVAKTWTLWLLLVWMVLSLGSCQHWSFGLSPGGKRELDGFPNTQDRTFKGLAHRDAPDSVLGCAEKSPFARIYRMNELLAHVAEREHRHQAVIQ, from the exons ATGGTTGCAAAAACGTGGACACTGTGGCTTCTCCTGGTGTGGATGGTGTTGTCCCTGGGCAGCTGTCAGCACTGGTCGTTCGGGCTGAGCCCAGGGGGAAAGAGGGAATTGGATGGCTTTCCAAACACGCAGGACAGG ACATTTAAGGGTTTAGCGCACAGGGATGCACCTGACAGCGTTCTGGGCTGTGCAGAGAAATCACCGTTTGCTAGAATCTACAGAATGAATGAACTTCTT GCACATGTTGCTGAGAGGGAACACAGACACCAAGCAGTCATACAATGA